A window from Triticum aestivum cultivar Chinese Spring chromosome 6D, IWGSC CS RefSeq v2.1, whole genome shotgun sequence encodes these proteins:
- the LOC123143854 gene encoding tyrosine-sulfated glycopeptide receptor 1-like translates to MQTLQFLNKTHMPSFALSLVLLISLSSLTSSCTEHERGPLLQFLAELSQDGGLAASWQNDTDCCKWEGITCRSPDRAVTDVSLASRGLEGSISPFLGNLTSLLRLNLSCNSLSGGLPLELVSSSSITILDVSFNQLNGTLHELPSSTPSRPLQVLNISSNLFAGHFPSTTWKVMEKLVTLNASNNSFTGQMPTQLCSTSPSLTVLGLCFNEFSGSIPPSLGNCSRLRELGAGYNNLNGVIPNELFNATSLEYLSFPNNDLHGAIDGTDITNLRNLVTLDLGRNSFSGKIPVSIGQLKKLEELRLDNNNMSGELPSALSNCTNLITIDLKSNNFSGELTKVNFSLLPNLRTLDVFLNNFSGKVPESLYSCSNLTALRLAGNNLSGQLSPQIGNLKYLTFMSLTDNSFKNITNALHILKRCKNLTTLLIALNFRGEIMPKDDKIDGFENLQVLGIGGCELSGQIPHWISKLGNLQILVLADNRLNGSIPVWIKTLSNLFYLDISNNSFTGRIPTAIMDMPMLKSEKSKAHLDPRVFELPVYSSPSRQYRVPTALPKVLDLSKNKFTGVIPLEIGQMKALLSLNFSFNHLTGHIPQSICNLTKLQVLDLSANNLTGEIPAALNSLHFLSAFNISNNDLKGPIPSGGQFNTFQNSSFDGNPKLCGSVLAHKCGSASTPLISPKQQNKKAFFGIAFGVFFGGVAILLLLGRLFVSIRMKGVTATNQRGDNGDVDASSFYSSSEKTLVVMWMPQGNGEENKLKFSDILKATNNFDKENIVGCGGYGLVYKAELPGGSKLAIKKLHDEMCLMEREFRAEVDALSMTQHQNLVPLWGYCIQGNSRLLIYSYMENGSLDDWLHNRDDDVSSCFDWPTRLKIAQGASLGLSYIHEVCNPQIVHRDIKSSNILLDKEFKAYVADFGLARLILSNKTHVTTELVGTMGYIPPEYGQAWVATLRGDIYSFGVVLLELLTGMRPLPVLSTSKELVPWVLEMRSEGKQVEVLDPILRGTGYEEQMLKVLEIACKCVNHNQFMRPTIMDVVSCLASIDAEHRWKDQS, encoded by the coding sequence ATGCAGACACTCCAGTTTTTAAACAAGACACACATGCCTTCATTTGCCCTTTCCCTTGTGCTGCTGATCTCCTTGTCCTCTCTCACCAGCTCCTGCACGGAGCATGAGAGGGGCCCCCTTCTCCAGTTCCTCGCCGAGCTCTCGCAAGACGGTGGCCTCGCTGCTTCATGGCAGAACGACACGGATTGCTGCAAGTGGGAAGGGATCACCTGCAGGAGTCCCGATAGGGCGGTCACTGATGTTTCACTGGCTTCTCGAGGCCTCGAGGGGTCCATCTCGCCGTTCCTTGGCAACCTCACCAGCCTCTTGCGCCTCAACCTGTCGTGCAACTCGCTGTCCGGTGGCCTACCGCTGGAATTGGTGTCGTCCAGCAGCATCACCATACTTGATGTCAGCTTTAACCAGCTCAACGGAACACTCCACGAGCTGCCCTCTTCAACCCCCTCCCGGCCTCTGCAGGTACTGAACATCTCAAGCAACTTATTTGCAGGACACTTTCCATCCACCACATGGAAAGTAATGGAGAAACTGGTCACACTCAATGCCAGCAATAACAGCTTTACTGGGCAGATGCCAACTCAACTCTGTAGTACCTCACCATCCCTCACTGTGCTTGGATTGTGTTTCAACGAATTCAGTGGTAGCATCCCCCCAAGTCTTGGTAATTGCTCCAGGCTGAGAGAGCTCGGGGCTGGATACAACAACCTCAATGGAGTAATCCCAAATGAACTCTTCAACGCAACATCATTGGAGTACCTGTCATTTCCTAACAATGATTTACATGGAGCTATCGATGGTACAGATATAACCAACCTCAGAAATCTTGTAACCCTTGATCTTGGAAGGAACAGCTTCAGCGGCAAGATTCCAGTTTCTATAGGACAGCTCAAGAAATTGGAGGAGCTCCGTTTGGACAACAACAACATGTCAGGGGAGCTGCCATCTGCTCTGAGCAACTGCACAAATCTGATAACAATTGACCTCAAGAGCAATAATTTCAGTGGAGAACTTACAAAGGTCAATTTCTCCCTCCTTCCCAATCTAAGAACATTAGATGTTTTCTTGAACAACTTCAGCGGCAAAGTTCCAGAAAGCTTATACTCTTGCAGCAATCTGACAGCACTGCGGTTAGCTGGCAATAATTTATCTGGGCAGCTTTCTCCACAAATAGGCAATCTGAAGTACCTCACCTTCATGTCACTTACTGACAATTCTTTCAAAAATATCACAAATGCACTTCACATCCTTAAGAGATGCAAGAACCTCACCACCCTGCTTATTGCACTCAACTTCAGGGGAGAGATCATGCCAAAGGATGACAAAATTGATGGTTTTGAGAATCTTCAGGTTTTGGGTATCGGAGGATGCGAATTGTCTGGACAAATACCTCACTGGATATCAAAGCTAGGAAATTTACAAATATTAGTATTGGCTGACAATCGACTCAATGGATCAATACCAGTCTGGATCAAAACCCTAAGCAACCTGTTCTATCTGGACATATCAAACAATAGCTTCACAGGGAGGATTCCAACAGCAATTATGGATATGCCAATGCTGAAGTCAGAGAAGAGTAAAGCCCATTTAGACCCAAGGGTATTTGAGCTACCTGTTTATAGTAGTCCATCACGACAATACCGTGTACCCACTGCTTTGCCTAAAGTCCTGGATCTAAGCAAGAACAAATTCACTGGTGTGATCCCCCTGGAGATCGGTCAGATGAAAGCCCTTCTTTCACTCAATTTCAGCTTCAACCACTTGACGGGACACATCCCACAATCAATATGTAATCTCACAAAACTGCAGGTGTTGGACTTGTCGGCCAACAATCTGACAGGTGAAATCCCAGCTGCATTAAACAGCCTGCACTTTCTTTCAGCATTCAACATTTCTAACAATGACCTCAAAGGGCCTATTCCATCTGGGGGGCAGTTTAATACATTTCAGAATTCTAGCTTCGACGGGAATCCAAAGCTCTGTGGTTCTGTACTCGCTCATAAATGTGGTTCAGCTTCAACCCCTCTAATCTCCCCAAAACAACAAAATAAGAAGGCCTTTTTTGGGATTGCTTTTGGTGTGTTCTTTGGAGGCGTTGCTATTCTTTTGTTGCTGGGGCGTCTCTTTGTCTCAATCAGGATGAAGGGTGTTACAGCAACAAATCAAAGGGGGGATAATGGAGACGTTGATGCATCTTCATTCTACTCCAGTTCAGAGAAAACATTAGTGGTGATGTGGATGCCACAAGGCAATGGAGAAGAAAACAAGCTCAAATTCAGTGACATTTTGAAAGCCACGAACAACTTTGACAAGGAGAACATTGTTGGGTGCGGAGGTTATGGATTAGTCTACAAGGCAGAACTACCTGGTGGCTCCAAGCTGGCAATTAAAAAGCTCCACGATGAAATGTGTCTGATGGAAAGGGAGTTCAGGGCAGAGGTTGATGCACTCTCCATGACACAGCATCAAAATCTTGTACCACTATGGGGTTACTGCATCCAGGGAAACTCAAGGCTCCTCATATATTCCTACATGGAGAATGGCAGCCTAGATGATTGGCTTCATAACAGGGATGATGATGTTAGCTCATGTTTTGACTGGCCAACTCGGCTCAAAATCGCACAAGGAGCAAGCCTGGGACTTTCTTATATCCATGAAGTCTGCAACCCTCAAATTGTCCACCGAGACATCAAATCCAGTAATATCCTACTGGACAAAGAATTTAAAGCTTATGTTGCAGATTTTGGGCTAGCCAGATTGATCCTTTCCAACAAAACTCATGTCACAACTGAGCTAGTCGGTACGATGGGTTACATTCCCCCGGAGTATGGACAGGCATGGGTTGCTACGTTGAGAGGCGATATCTACAGTTTCGGAGTAGTCTTGCTTGAGCTGCTTACTGGAATGCGGCCACTTCCAGTCCTATCCACATCAAAAGAACTTGTCCCATGGGTGCTGGAGATGAGGTCTGAGGGAAAGCAGGTTGAGGTCCTGGATCCAATTCTTCGAGGCACAGGATATGAAGAGCAAATGCTGAAGGTGCTTGAAATCGCTTGCAAATGTGTCAACCACAATCAATTCATGAGGCCAACAATCATGGATGTAGTCTCTTGCCTGGCCAGTATAGACGCTGAACACAGATGGAAAGACCAGTCATGa